A window from Bacteroidota bacterium encodes these proteins:
- a CDS encoding thioredoxin family protein, with amino-acid sequence MKKLLFAAMPLAIVAVLALKPVPDPLPIGSDMPKADVKMKTTDGKEISLNDSKGKNGLLVMFSCNTCPYVIKNQARTAEVCSFASKKWIGVAVLNSNEGSRDGSDSFEEMQEYAKAQNYAWKYAVDKNSVLADAFGATRTPEVFLFDKAGKLVYHGAIDDNPSDAGSVNRKHLMVAMDEMLEGKDVSQKNSRSVGCGIKRLGD; translated from the coding sequence ATGAAGAAATTATTATTTGCAGCAATGCCCCTGGCAATAGTTGCCGTGCTTGCACTGAAACCAGTACCCGATCCATTACCGATAGGTTCCGATATGCCCAAGGCTGATGTAAAAATGAAAACTACCGATGGCAAAGAAATATCGCTGAATGATTCAAAAGGTAAGAATGGGTTGCTGGTCATGTTCAGTTGTAATACTTGTCCTTACGTAATAAAGAACCAGGCCCGTACAGCTGAAGTATGCAGCTTTGCTTCTAAAAAATGGATTGGTGTCGCTGTTCTCAATTCTAATGAAGGTAGCCGTGACGGCTCAGATTCGTTCGAAGAAATGCAGGAATATGCTAAAGCTCAAAATTATGCATGGAAATATGCAGTTGATAAAAATTCAGTATTGGCTGACGCTTTTGGAGCTACCCGTACGCCGGAAGTTTTCCTCTTTGATAAAGCCGGCAAGTTGGTATATCATGGAGCCATTGATGATAACCCATCCGATGCTGGTAGTGTAAACCGCAAACACCTGATGGTAGCTATGGACGAAATGCTGGAGGGAAAAGATGTAAGCCAGAAAAATTCACGTTCAGTAGGTTGTGGTATAAAAAGATTAGGAGACTAG
- a CDS encoding YihY/virulence factor BrkB family protein — protein MSLYDTIEKKILNSAPVNFIAEKSKHISLPGFRGVSLYDVWMFFLKQVKTVGMTERASAIAFNFTMAIPPAIIFLFTLIPHIPISDEVINELYTLIRDIIPGQKNNSPLIGFLDDFLNNPRNGLLSIGFILSLFFSSNAMMGIMRSFDKNYIGFNKRGDIHNRLIALRLTMTFYFLLLVAIFVIAMRSEVLIWLDIKNERALVIIKNLRWLVIILLFFYIISFIYKYAPAVPKKWKLITPGSILATFMMLVFTMFFSWWINNFANYNQLYGPISTVLVLMLLIYFNSLVLLIGFELNVSISSLRKIADERNKNDAGGDELS, from the coding sequence ATGTCTCTATACGACACCATAGAAAAAAAAATTCTCAACTCTGCGCCGGTTAATTTCATTGCGGAAAAAAGCAAACATATTTCGTTGCCGGGTTTTCGTGGTGTGTCCTTATATGATGTGTGGATGTTCTTTCTGAAACAGGTAAAGACAGTAGGAATGACAGAAAGAGCTTCTGCTATTGCATTTAATTTCACCATGGCCATTCCACCGGCTATTATTTTTCTTTTTACATTGATCCCGCACATTCCTATTTCGGATGAAGTCATTAATGAACTGTATACATTGATCCGCGACATCATTCCCGGCCAGAAAAATAACTCACCGCTTATCGGCTTTCTTGACGACTTTTTAAATAACCCGAGAAATGGTTTGCTTTCCATAGGTTTTATATTATCCCTTTTCTTTTCTTCCAATGCCATGATGGGCATTATGCGGTCCTTTGATAAAAACTATATTGGATTTAATAAACGTGGTGATATACATAACCGCTTAATTGCGTTGAGACTTACCATGACATTTTATTTCTTACTGCTGGTAGCAATATTTGTTATTGCCATGCGAAGTGAAGTATTAATATGGCTAGACATTAAAAATGAAAGGGCCCTGGTCATCATTAAAAACCTTCGTTGGCTGGTTATAATTCTTCTCTTCTTTTATATAATTTCCTTTATTTATAAATATGCTCCGGCTGTACCTAAAAAGTGGAAACTGATAACCCCGGGTTCTATTTTAGCAACTTTTATGATGTTGGTATTCACTATGTTCTTTTCATGGTGGATAAACAATTTCGCCAATTACAACCAGTTATACGGGCCTATAAGCACTGTATTAGTGTTAATGTTGTTGATTTACTTTAATTCGCTGGTGTTGCTTATCGGTTTTGAGTTGAATGTAAGTATCTCATCCCTGCGTAAAATTGCCGATGAACGGAATAAAAATGATGCAGGCGGCGATGAACTTTCCTAA
- the mltG gene encoding endolytic transglycosylase MltG → MKRKIFLSVTAIILIIAAFITYKIFGPAVSVKGDSPQYLFVKTGSSFDDLKKELLDKEFISSTTWFSRASQILKFETVKPGRYKLSNGMSVFNLARMLRNGQQTPVNFVITKFRTKEDLARRAGKLFECDSTQLISYLNNNDSIKQFDVDSNTVMSLALPLTYSINWNTTPKKILQHFHKAWKEFWTDERKQKATSLGLTMHQVFTLASIIDEETNNEIDRPKIASVYINRLAKNMPLQADPTVKFGLKDFGLKRILYGHTQTPSPYNTYLNTGLPPGPICTPQAETIDAVLNAPKTDYLYFVANSTFDGTHVFTSDYDDHMKYARLYQAALTKLLDSANKK, encoded by the coding sequence ATGAAAAGAAAGATTTTTTTATCCGTTACAGCAATCATTTTGATCATTGCTGCATTCATTACCTATAAAATATTCGGCCCTGCCGTATCAGTAAAAGGTGATAGCCCTCAATACCTGTTTGTAAAAACAGGTTCCTCCTTCGATGATCTGAAAAAAGAATTACTGGATAAAGAGTTTATATCATCCACGACATGGTTTAGCAGAGCTTCTCAAATTTTAAAATTTGAAACTGTAAAACCCGGCCGCTATAAACTTAGCAATGGTATGAGTGTTTTTAACCTGGCACGTATGCTTCGCAACGGACAACAAACACCAGTGAATTTTGTAATTACCAAATTCCGGACAAAAGAAGATCTTGCCCGCAGGGCCGGCAAGCTTTTCGAATGTGATTCAACACAACTGATAAGCTACCTAAACAACAATGATTCAATAAAGCAATTTGATGTTGATAGCAACACAGTCATGTCACTTGCATTACCCCTCACCTACTCTATCAACTGGAATACGACCCCAAAAAAAATATTGCAGCACTTTCATAAAGCATGGAAAGAATTCTGGACAGATGAAAGAAAGCAAAAAGCAACAAGCCTTGGCCTTACTATGCACCAGGTATTTACTCTTGCTTCTATCATAGATGAAGAAACCAATAATGAAATTGACAGGCCTAAAATAGCAAGTGTTTATATCAACCGGCTCGCTAAAAATATGCCCTTGCAGGCTGACCCGACGGTGAAGTTTGGATTGAAAGATTTTGGTTTAAAAAGGATCTTATATGGTCATACACAAACTCCATCACCGTATAACACCTATTTAAATACCGGTTTACCTCCCGGCCCCATCTGCACACCACAAGCAGAAACGATCGATGCTGTTCTTAATGCACCAAAGACAGATTATTTGTATTTTGTAGCCAACAGTACATTTGACGGCACCCACGTTTTTACCAGTGACTATGATGACCATATGAAATATGCAAGACTTTACCAGGCAGCATTAACCAAACTGCTTGATTCGGCCAATAAAAAATAA
- the secG gene encoding preprotein translocase subunit SecG, which translates to MTLIFVILIVIASIVLGLIVLIQNPKGGGLAGSIAGFSNQFMGVKQTTDVLEKGTWLFAGIIGLLCLFSSMFISSTASSAATPEIGKPAQTAPAQTQPQQQPILPSITPVDTTKK; encoded by the coding sequence ATGACCCTGATTTTTGTAATACTTATCGTGATAGCAAGCATCGTTCTTGGCCTCATTGTATTGATCCAAAACCCTAAAGGTGGTGGCCTGGCAGGCAGTATCGCCGGTTTCAGTAACCAGTTCATGGGTGTAAAACAAACTACCGATGTACTGGAGAAAGGCACCTGGCTTTTTGCAGGAATTATTGGTCTGCTTTGTCTCTTTTCATCGATGTTCATTTCATCAACTGCCAGCAGTGCCGCTACCCCTGAAATTGGCAAACCAGCTCAAACTGCACCGGCACAAACGCAGCCTCAGCAGCAGCCTATATTACCAAGCATTACACCTGTTGACACAACAAAAAAATAA